GGCCACCGCCACCGGCTATCGCCACCGCCCACTCGGCGGCACCCAGCATCCCCGCACACCCAACACCGCCCCGCGCTCCGCACCCCCGCACCCCCCACCGGGAACGAAAGAACCCGGCGCCGAGAAGTCCCCCGTGACTTCTCGGCGCCGGGCGTTCCCCCGTGTCAGGGTGGCTTGTGGGTGGCTATTCGGTCGCGATCGCGTTCAGGACGTTCATCCGGCCCGCCCGGAACGCCGGGATCAGGGCGGCGAACAGGCCCACGAAGGCCGAGCCGACGAAGACCGCGATGATCGTCGGCCAGGGGATCTCCAGGACCTTCAGACCCTGCAGGGCGAGGAGCTTCTGCGCGGTCGCGCCCCAGCCCATGCCCAGCCCCAGCCCCAGCAGTGCGCCGAAGAGCGCGATCACCACCGACTCCAGGCGGATCATCCGCCGCAGCTGGCGCCGCGAGAGGCCGATGGCCCGCATGAGGCCGATCTCCCGGGTCCGCTCGACCACCGAGAGCGCCAGGGTGTTCACGACACCCAGGATCGCGACGATGATCGCGAGGGCCAACAGGCCGTAGATCATGTTGAGGAGCTGGCCGATCTGGTCCTTGAACGCCTGCTTGTAGTCGGTCTGGTCGCGCACGGTGTACTGCGGGTAGTCGTGCAGCGCCGACTTCAGGGACGTGTACGCGGCGTCCTGCTGCCCGTCCTTGGCGTTGGCGAAGACCAGCTGGTCGAGCGGCATCTTGTCGGCCGGCACGTACTTGGCGAGGGTGGCGGTGGAGATGTACTTCGAACCCGCGTCGATGATGCCCTCGCTGCTCGTGATGGCCCGCACCGTCAGGTTCGCGGTCGCACCGTCCTTGAAGGCGATCCTGATCTTCGACCCGAGGTGGATGCCGTGCGCCTTGGCGAACTTCTCGTGCACGGACATCGAGTCGGGCTTGTAGGCGTCGGCGAGCGTTCCGGCGACCGTCTTGGTCCGCAGAACGGTCGCGTACGTCGGGTCGGCCGCCGTGATGTCGGTGTCCTTGAGCGTCTTGCCGTCGGGGGTCGTGTAGTCGGCCTCCGTCGTCTTGTACTCGGTGACCTTCTCGAGTCCCGGGGTGTTCCGCACGGCCTTCACAGCCGCCGGCGTGACCATCTGCCCGCTGTCGGACTGGATGATGAAGTCCGTGCCGACCGTCTTGTCGAGCTCGTCCGTGGCCGAGGCGACCATGGACGAGCCGACGACCGAGAGACAGGCGACCAGCGCAAGGCCGATCATCAGGGCGGCGCCCGTGGCTCCCGTACGGCGCGGGTTGCGCAGGGCGTTGCGCTCGGCCATGCGGCCGACGGGACCGAACACCCGCAGGACGACCGCGCCCAGGACGCGAACCGCGACACCCGCGAGGAGCGGGCCGATCACGACGAAGCCGATCAGGGAGAACACCACGCCGAGGGCCAGCCACGCGGAGCCCTCCTGGGCCTTGTCGGCGTTGGCAGCCAGGTAGAGCAGGCCGACGCCGACACCGGTCAGGAGCGTGCCCACCAGGGCGCGTACCCGGCCGGCCTTGGCATCGGCCGGGGCACCCGCGTCGCGCAGCGCCGCCATGGGCGAGACCTTGCCCGCGCGGCGGGCCGGCAGCCAGGCGGCGAGGACGGTGACGACCACGCCGAGAAGCAGCCCGACGACCGGGGTGGTCCAGGCGATCGTGAGGTCACTGGTCGACAGGTGCATGCCCATGGAGCCCATGAGCTTCATCAGCCCGACCGCGAGCCCGACGCCGGCGCCCACCCCGAGCACCGACCCGAACACGCCCAGGAGGAGCGCCTCGACCAGCACAGAGCCGTTGACCTGCTTGCGCGAGGACCCGATGGCCCGCATCAGCCCGATCTCACGGGTGCGCTGTGCGACGAGCATCGAGAAGGTGTTGATGATCAGGAAGATGCCGACGAGGAAGGCGATCCCGGCGAAGCCGAGCATCGCGTACTTCATGACGTTCATGAAGCCCTCGACGTCTTTCTGGTTGGCGTCGGCGGTCTCCTTGGCCGTCTGCACCTTGTATCCGCCGCCGAGCTCGGCCGCGACGTTCTTCTTCAGCTGGGCGTCGGTGACCCCGGACGCGGCCGTGACGTTGACGTTCGTGAACACGCCCGCCTTGCCGACCAGCGTCTCCTGGGCCGTCCTCGTGTCCAGGTAGAAGATCGCGGCACCGGGGTTGGTGACCTGGAACGCGGCGACGCCGGAGATCTTCGCAGTGTGCGTGCCGACGGCGCTGATCACGCCGATCTCGTCACCGAGCTTCAGGTGGTGCTTGTCGACGGTGTCCTTGTCGACCATGACCTGGCCGGAGTTCTTCGGCACCGCACCGGAGGTCACCTTCATGGTGCGGGCGTCATTGCCGTTCCAGCTGCCGACGATGGTCGGGCCGCCGCCGGACGGCGAAAGGCTGTCCTTGTCGGCGTCCACCACGGTCACCGAGGTCGAGAAGACGGTCCCCTCCGCCGTCTTCACGCCCTGCGCCTTGCGTACCTCGTCGACCACGGCGGCCGCCATGACCGGCGGCTTGCCGTTGTCGGAGGTCGTCTCGCCGCTGTCGGAGGCGCCCTTGGCGCTCACCGTCACGTCCGAGGAGGTGGCAGCGAAGAGCTTGTCGAACGTGGTGGACATGGTGTCCGTGAACACCAGCGTCCCGCACACGAAGGCCACCGACAGAATGACGGCCACGGCCGACAGGGCCATGCGTCCCTTGTGCGCGAAGAAATTGCGCCTGGAGGTCTTCATGACGGTCATGACGTGCGCCCCCGGGCGTCGAAGTCCTTCATGCGGTCCAGGACGGCCTCGGCGGTCGGCTTGTACATCTCGTCGACGATCCGGCCGTCGGCGAGGTACAGCACACGGTCCGCGTAGGAGGCGGCCACCGGGTCGTGCGTGACGATCACGATGGTCTGCCCGAGTTCGTCGACGGAGCGGCGCAGGAAGCCCAGCACTTCGGCACCCGCGCGCGAGTCGAGGTTTCCGGTCGGCTCGTCGCCGAAGATGATCTCGGGCCGGGCGGCCAGGGCGCGGGCCACTGCGACGCGCTGCTGCTGGCCGCCGGAGAGCTGGGTGGGCCGGTGCTTGAGCCGGTCGGAAAGGCCGACCGTGTCGACCACCTGCGCGAGCCACTGCTTGTCCGGCTTGCGCCCGGCGATGTCCATGGGCAGCGTGATGTTCTCAAGGGCGTTGAGCGTCGGAAGCAGGTTGAACGCCTGGAAGATGAACCCGACCCGGTCCCGGCGCAGTTGCGTGAGCTTCTTGTCCTTCAGGCCGGTGATCTCGGTGTCGTCCAGATGGATCTGACCGCTCGTCACGGTGTCGAGCCCGGCGAGGCAGTGCATGAGGGTGGACTTGCCCGACCCCGAGGGGCCCATGATCGCGGTGAACTGACCGCGAGCGATGTCCACGTCCACATGGTCGAGGGCGACGACACGGGTCTCACCGGACCCGTATGCCTTGACGACCTGTCGCGCCCGCGCGGCAACGGCCGTACGCCCTCCAGTGCCCCCGTGCCTGGTGATGGTCACAGCCGATGTCACGGTATGTCTCCTATATCGGTCAGCCAATGAGCCGCCGGGATCGCCCGGCGTTCGGTAGGTGCTGGTGCTTGTTGCCTGCTTGGCTACGGCGTTCAGTCTGGTGCCGCGAGGCGGACCGGCGCGCTGGTGCTCGGCACCCTCTTCTACGGGGGAAAACCCCACCCCCGCAGCTCCGGCCGTCCCTCCCCACCGCTCCCCAGCGGCGTAAAACCAGGTTAAGGACGGACCGGGGCCTCTCTCCTCCTCCGGCAGTACGAACCCACCCCCAGCCGTAGTACGGAGGTACCCCTAGGGGCAGTCCACCGCCGGGTGGAGGCGATCTAGGGGTTCGCCTCCACCCTTCGGTGCAGCCGGGCTGCACCCTGCCGCCATGTGAGGACGGGTGGGAAGCTGTCGTACGGCAGATAGGTGCAGGGGGAACGAATCGGCGTGGACGACACGAAGCCGGCGACAGGCGAGTCCGCGGAGCGCCTGTCGACGGACCGGCACGGAGCCGTCGTGGCCGCTCCGATGCTCGCGATGGCGCCGGCGGCCCTCGCCTCCGTCACGCGCGCGTTGGACAGCAGTACGGGCCCGGAGGCGACCCGCGCGGCCATCGCGGACGCGGTGCACGCGGTGCATCTGGGGGCGGCGGGCGCGGCGGCACTGGCGTTCGTGGTGCTGCTGACGCCGGCGCCCCGGCGCTTCCCGGTGCTCAAGGAGCAGTGAGCCGAAGCGCCGGAACCCGCCGGGACAGCGCGCGAAGAGGACCGCGCCAGACCATGCGGGGACTTATCCAGGTGTTCGAGAACCGGGGCCCGCCTACGCTGGTTCGCATGGTCGAACTGGAGCGCCTGCGAGCCGATCACCTCGATGCCCTGCTGGCCTTCGAGCGCACGAACCGTGCCTACTTCGCCCGCTCCATTCCGGACCGCGGCGACGCGTTCTTCGCCGAGTTCCCCGCACGACTTCAGGCGCTCCTCGACGAACAGGACGCCGGTGTCTGCCACTTCCACGTCGTCCTGGACGAGGACGGCGAGCTGATCGGGCGGATGAACCTGATGGACGCGGAAGGCGGCACCGCCGAACTCGGTTACCGGGTGGCCGAGTCGGCCTCGGGGCGCGGTGTGGCGACGGCCGCGGTACGGGAGGTGTGCCGGCTGTCCACGACGGCGTACGGCCTCACCGGGATCACCGCGCGCGTGACGCTCGACAACGTGGCGTCCCGGACCGTCCTCGAACGCAACGGCTTCACCGTCACCGGCACGTTCACCCTCAACGACCGCCCCGCCGTCCACTACGCGCGCGTGCACCTCGGTCACTGACACGGTGGGAAGCGTCCATCCGGACAAGCCCGCACGCACGAACACCACACTGCCGAACACCATGCGCGAAGTCGCCGTCCATGCACCCGAAGTAGGCGTCCGCGCACGCTCCGATGAGACCAAAAGTCTGAGTTAACGGGGGTAACACCGCAGGTCAGAGAAGTAAGCGCATACCGACCGATCAGTTTGGCGAAAGGGATGTACAACTCCGAACCGACGAGTAACGTGCGGGGCTCCGCTCACCCCTCCACCCCCCAACTCCTGTGGTCCGCACCGCACCGGACCCGAGCCGCACAAGGAGCACCGGGATGTCCCACGACCGGTCACAGCCGTACACCAGCTACCCCTGGCAGCCGCCCGCCCCGCCGCCCGAGCCGGTCCCCCGGCGCCCTCGGCACCGCCCCCCGCTCGGCCACCACAGCGACCTGCGAATCCTGCGCAGCGCCTATCGCTGGCAGCGGCGCACCGCCACCCTCACCGCGCTCGGCTACTTCACGCTCTTCCTGGTGCTCTCCGCCTGCGCCCCGTCCTTCATGGCGGGCGGCGGCACCGACGGACTGCCCACCGGCCTGCTCCTCGCCCTGCTCCAACTGCCCGTCACCTGGCTGGCGATCGCCGTGTACGAGCACACTGCCCGCCGCTACGTCGACCCGCTCGCGGACCGCATCCGCAAGCAGTCCGAGGTCGACGCGAGGCGAGGGGCGGGAGCGCGATGACCGGCTTCAGCGACTCCGCGCAGGCGATGAGCCTGGTGGCGTTCTCCGCCGTCGCCACCCTCACCCTCCTGCTGTGTGTGATGACAGGCCCGGACGGTGACGACCTCGACGAGTTCTACACCGGCTACAACTCCCTGTCCCCCGTACGCAACGGCCTCGCCATCGCGGGCGACTACATCTCCGCCGCGACCGTCCTCGGCACCGGCGGGGTCATCGCACTCTGCGGCTACGACGGCATCGTCCTCGCCCTGAGCACCGCCCTGTCGCTGATGCTGCTGATGTTCCTGCTGGCCGAACCCCTGCGCAACGCGGGCCGGTTCACCATGGGGGACGCGCTCGCGCGCCGGATGCCCGGGCGTGCCGTGCGGATCGCGGCGTGCCTGGTCACCCTCGCCGCGCTGCTGCCGCTGATGCTGGTGCAGCTCGCCGGGGCCGGCCAACTGCTGGCGTTCATCCTGGGGTTCTCCGGTGACTCGCTGAAGACGGGCTTCATCATCGGCCTCGGCCTGCTGATGATCAGCTACGCGGCCATCGGCGGCATGAAGGGCACCGCGCTCATCCAGATCCTGAAGATGGTCATGCTGCTCGGGTCGGGCGCCGTGATCGCCGTACTGGTCATGCACCGGTTCTCCTGGAACCCGAGCGCACTGTTCGACACGGCGGCCCGGCAGAGCGGGGTGGGGCGGGACTTCCTGACGTCGGGACTGGAGTTCGCGGGCGGGCCGTATCCGCGCGTCGACATGATCACCTCGCAGCTCGCCGTCGTCATCGGCGGCGCCTGTCTGCCGCACGTCACCATGCGCATGTACACCGCCTCCAGCGCCCGCCAGGTGCGGCGTTCGATGTCCTGGGCGGTGTCGGCCGTGGCCGTGTTCGTCGTGGTCATCACGGTCGTCGGGGTCGGGGCGACGGCCCTGGTCGGGCGGGCGGCGATCGCGCAGGCGGATCCGCAGGGCAACACGGCGTACCTCCTGGGGTCGCGGGCGGCCTTCGGGCCGGAGGTCTCGACCGGGGAGACCCTCCTGTTCACCACGGTCACCACGGCCCTCTTCCTCACCCTCCTCGCCTCCGTCGCCGGCATGATCCTCGCCTGCGCGAACTCCCTCGCCCACGACGTGTTCGCGGCGCGGACCCCGTCGATGTCGCCGCGCCGCGAGATCCTGCTGGCCCGGGTGTCCGCGCTGGCGGTCGGTGTCCCCACGATCTTCCTCGCGACGCAGATCCAGCACCGGAGCCTGCAGCCGCTGGTGATCCTGTCCTTCTGCGTCGGCGCGTCGGCGCTCGCCCCCGCCCTCGTCTACAGCCTCTTCTGGCGGCGCTACACGCGGACGGGACTGCTCTGCACGCTGATCAGTGGCACGCTGACGGTTCTGGTACTGATGCCGGGCACCAATCTCGTCTCCGGGTCACCGGTGTCGGCGTTTCCCGAAGCCGACTTCAACTGGCTGCCGTTCACGACTACGGGGCTGATCTCGATCCCGGCCGGGTTCGCCTTCGGGTGGCTGGGGACGGTGATCTCCGGGCGACGGAAGGCGGAGGAGCACCGCAGGCAGTACGAGGCGGTGGAGGGGTGGATTCTGGCGGGTGCGGTGCGGAGGGGGTGACGTGGGGGTGAGACGGGGGAGGCGGGGGCGGTTGTCGGGTGCGGGCAGGTGGGGGATGGTCGCGCCCACGCGGCGGAGCCGCAGATCGATACAGTCCCGCGCCCGTAGGTGGGTACAGCCGCCCCGACTCCCCAGCGTCCCTGTGTCACTCCAACGGCGCCGTCCTCCCCGTCAGTGCCGTCAGGCTGCTGCGTACGTGGTCCATCTGCGCCTGTACGTCGTCCCAGCGCTCCCCGTGCTCGCGCAGCACCCGCTCCGTCTCCCTCGCGATCCGCTCCGCCCGCGCCCGTGCCTCCGCGAGGATCTCCTCGGCACGCGCGTGTGCCTCTTCCTCGCGTCGCTGCACCGATGCCCCCGCATCCTCGAAGTCCTGCTCGGCCTCGGCCAGCGCCGCCTGAGCCCGCGTCACCCGTTCGGCGCTCCACGCGTCCGTCTCGGCCGCCCGCTTCTCCTCGGCCCGCTCCACCTCGGCCCAGCGTTCTGCTTCCTCGTCGGCCTGTTCGGCGAGCATCCCGATGGTGCTCTGCCGCACCTCGCGCAACCCGGCGAGCGCCTGCCCGCGCCCTTCCTTCAGCTCACGCCGCGCTGCGACACGGATCTCGTCGGCCTCGGCGCGTGCGGCGAGCAGCCGGTGGCGGGCACGTTCGTCGGCCTCGGCGCGCACGGTGTCGGCGTGCGCCTGCGCGGCATCCCGTACGCCGTCCGCGTGCGCCCGCGCCTCGTCCAATAGGCGCCGCGCCTCCTGCCGGGCGCCCTCCCGGACGGCCACGGCCTCCTCCTGCCCCAGCTCGAACAGCCGCCGCGCCCGCTCGCCGAGCGACTCGTACGACTGCGGGGCCAGCGCCGCCACGACCTCTCGCAGCCGGACCGTCTCCGCCTCCATCTCCCGGGCGAGCACGGTCAGCCGCGCGGCCCGTTCCCAGGCCGCGTCACGGTCCCGGGACAGGGCGGCTGCGTATGCGTCGACCTGTTCGGGGCGGTAACCACGCCCCCGTACGGCCACGAACCCCCGGGGCGACACCGATGCGCTGCTCATCCTGGAATCCCTCTCCGCCGAAACGACACGAACGGGCGCGAAATGATGATTTCGCGCACATCTTGATGTATCGGACGGAAATGTTCATAACGCGACACTCCGCGTACAGGTCACGGGCAGCACCGCCACCGTCTCCGCCGTCGCGCGTACACGAAAGGGCCGGGCCCGGTCGTTACGACCGGGCCCGGCCCTCCATACGCGTGTGGATCAGCGGCGGGGCGTCACAGCAGCCCGTCCCACATCTGTTCGAGAAGCACCGACCACCAGCTCTCCGGCGAACCCAGCGCCGCCGGGTCGAGCGAGGCCAGCTGGGCCTGGAAGTCGACGGTCCAACGGCCCGCCTGCTCCTGGTTCAGGCCGAAGCGGAGCCGCCACATCCGGCCCAGCAACGCCAGGCAGCGCTGGAACTCGGGCAGCCCCGTGTTCACGAACTGCGGCGGTACGGGCGCACCCCCCGGCCCCGCCTCCACCGGCACGGCGACGATGTTCGCCGTCCCGTACTGCACGCAGACCGCCTTGCCGAAGTCGCTGCCCATCACGAGATACGAGCCCGCGTCCGAGGCCGGCTGCACCCCGCGCTCGGCCGCCAGCTCCGCCAGCGTCGGCACCGGCCGCCCCGGCTGGGCCTGCGCCCAGAAGAACGGCCCCATGTCCAACGGCAGCCCCGCCACCACCAACGAGTGCGCCACGACCGGCGGCACACCCTGCCGGGACACCGCCGCCTGCTCGAACCGGAAGATCCCCGGCCCGAACGCCCCCGCCAGTTCCTGCGCCACGCCCTCCGGCGGAACCGGCGGCGCCGCCTGCACCGGCGGCAACGGCGACCGCACGGGTGCCGGGCGGGCCGGGCCGTCCGCCACCTGATGCAACTCGCCCTGGTGCAGCAGCAGTTGACGCATGCCCTGCTGCCGGCTCGCGTGATCCGTCCCGTACGGCGCGATGCTCGCGAGCCGCGCCTGCGGCCACTGCTCCCGGATCATCCGCGCGCAGTACGCGCCCGGCAGCTCGCACGACTCCAACTCGGTGTGCAGCTCCAGCACCTGGTCCGGCGGCACGTTCATGCCCCGCAGCTCATGGAAGATCTGCCACTCCGGGTGCGGGGTGCCCGGCGCCGACCGCCGGATCAGCTGCTGCTCCGACCCGTCCTGCGCACGGTAGCGAAGGACGGCCTGGTAGCCGGGACCGACGGTGGGCTGCGACTGCGGCGGATAGCCGTAGGCCGGGGGCGGCCCGGGCACGGGCTGTCCGGGCGGAGGCGCCAGACCCGGAGCCGCTACGGCACCGGGAGGCGGCGGAGGCATACCGGGCCCGCCCATCGGGGGCGCGGACAGCATGGTCTCCGCGTGATGCACGGCACCCGGGCCACCCTGCGCCCCCTGCGGTGCACCCGTCACGCCGGACGACTGCGGCCCACCGGCCCAACCCTGCGCGCCGGGAAACCCCGGCGGACCGGGCGGATGCGGGGTGGCAGCAGCGGGCCCCGGAACCGGCGGGTTCTGCGGTGTCCCCGGGCTCGCGGTCCCGTCGGCTCCCGGCGCCGACACGAACTGCGTGGGCACGTAACCACCCCCGCCGGGCGGCGGAGTCGGGCCGCTCCCCTGCCACACCCCGGGCGCTCCCGGGGCCCCGGGCGGATGCGGCGGCGTCGACCCCGCGGCCTGCTCGCCCCGCGTCGGAGGCGCCAGCCTGCTGGTGGCGACATCGGCGATGTCCCCGGCACTCGGCGCGGGCGGCGGCCCCGGAACACCGTGCCCCCCGGGACCTCCCGGCCCACTGCCGACCGCTTGCGGATACCCGTACGACGACCCACCCGACACAGCCGAAGAAGGCGGCACAGCACCGGTCCCCGGCCCACCCGAAGAAGGCCCACCCGCCGCACCCGGCCCCTGCGGATACCCGTACGACGACCCACCGGCCCCCGACGGCGACGCAGACGCAGACGCAGACGGCGGCACAGCACCAGCCACCCCGGCCCCGTTGCTCCCCGCCCCGTCGCCCCGGGTCCCCGAGATCCGCGCGGTCCTGGAGTCGGAGACCTCCGAGTCCGGCGAAGCGACCTCCTCCGTACCGCTCGGCACGTTCAGCGGCGGTGAGAACACCGTCTCCGGCAACGCCACGGAGAGGTCCTCACCCCCGTTGGTGTCGGTCCCGGTCCACGGCCTCGCCCCGGCCGGCACCTCGGCACCCCCGGCCACCTCATCACCGACAGCGGCACCGGCACCGGCAGGCGCACCGGCACCGGCCTCCGCCCCCGCAGCGCCGATCCCCAGCTTGTCCGCCGCGTCCTGCAACCACTCCGGCGGCGACAGAAGAAACGACGTCTGGTTCAGGTCGACCCGAGCAGCCGCCGCACCCCCCGGCCCCGCGTCCTCGGGCCCGTCCTCACGCCCGTACTCCTCCTCGTAGCGGCGGATCACCTCACCCACCGGCAACGAGGGCCACAACGTGGCCTCCCCGCTGTCCCGGGCGATCACCAGCCGCTGCGCACCCCCGTCCGACCGCGGCCCCTCCGCACGGTCCTCGGCCCACACCACGAACCCCAGGCCGAACTCCCGTACCCGCACCTCCCGATGCTGATACGACGGCACGTCCCCGTTGATCCACTCTTCCGCGCGCTCCTGCGCCTGCGCGAACGTCACCATCGGTCAGTTCACTCCCCAGCAACCGGAACGGACCGCGCGAACCCGCCGTCCACCATCAGGTTCGCCACCGTCTCCAACTCCGGCGGATTACCGGCCAGTCGGGACAGGAACACGTCGAAGTCCACACCGCACGGCAGCAACAACCGCTGCACCCGCTCGGCCGGCGCCAGCGAAGGATCGACGTCGCGCACGTCGTCGTACGCGCAGAACCACACCGAACCGATCCCCTCGCCCTTCACCTTCACGGCCAGCAGACCACCCTGGACGAACCCGACACACAGATAGTCCTTGGTCAGATGGTCACGCAGGCACTTGTTGGCGTACACGAGGTCGTTGACCGCCGCCTCGTCCCGCACCGTGAAGAACGGCTGGTCCACCAGGAGCCCCAACTCCGCGTCCAGCGCCGCCCCCACCGGCGCCGATCCGCCCGCCGCCTTCAGGAACGACCGGTACGCACCCGGCAGCCGGTACCCGAGATCCTCCTCGACCCCCAGCACCTGCGACTCGGTCACCGCCACCGACGAC
This is a stretch of genomic DNA from Streptomyces sp. NBC_00285. It encodes these proteins:
- a CDS encoding GNAT family N-acetyltransferase, which encodes MVELERLRADHLDALLAFERTNRAYFARSIPDRGDAFFAEFPARLQALLDEQDAGVCHFHVVLDEDGELIGRMNLMDAEGGTAELGYRVAESASGRGVATAAVREVCRLSTTAYGLTGITARVTLDNVASRTVLERNGFTVTGTFTLNDRPAVHYARVHLGH
- a CDS encoding sodium/solute symporter, whose product is MTGFSDSAQAMSLVAFSAVATLTLLLCVMTGPDGDDLDEFYTGYNSLSPVRNGLAIAGDYISAATVLGTGGVIALCGYDGIVLALSTALSLMLLMFLLAEPLRNAGRFTMGDALARRMPGRAVRIAACLVTLAALLPLMLVQLAGAGQLLAFILGFSGDSLKTGFIIGLGLLMISYAAIGGMKGTALIQILKMVMLLGSGAVIAVLVMHRFSWNPSALFDTAARQSGVGRDFLTSGLEFAGGPYPRVDMITSQLAVVIGGACLPHVTMRMYTASSARQVRRSMSWAVSAVAVFVVVITVVGVGATALVGRAAIAQADPQGNTAYLLGSRAAFGPEVSTGETLLFTTVTTALFLTLLASVAGMILACANSLAHDVFAARTPSMSPRREILLARVSALAVGVPTIFLATQIQHRSLQPLVILSFCVGASALAPALVYSLFWRRYTRTGLLCTLISGTLTVLVLMPGTNLVSGSPVSAFPEADFNWLPFTTTGLISIPAGFAFGWLGTVISGRRKAEEHRRQYEAVEGWILAGAVRRG
- a CDS encoding ABC transporter permease — encoded protein: MTVMKTSRRNFFAHKGRMALSAVAVILSVAFVCGTLVFTDTMSTTFDKLFAATSSDVTVSAKGASDSGETTSDNGKPPVMAAAVVDEVRKAQGVKTAEGTVFSTSVTVVDADKDSLSPSGGGPTIVGSWNGNDARTMKVTSGAVPKNSGQVMVDKDTVDKHHLKLGDEIGVISAVGTHTAKISGVAAFQVTNPGAAIFYLDTRTAQETLVGKAGVFTNVNVTAASGVTDAQLKKNVAAELGGGYKVQTAKETADANQKDVEGFMNVMKYAMLGFAGIAFLVGIFLIINTFSMLVAQRTREIGLMRAIGSSRKQVNGSVLVEALLLGVFGSVLGVGAGVGLAVGLMKLMGSMGMHLSTSDLTIAWTTPVVGLLLGVVVTVLAAWLPARRAGKVSPMAALRDAGAPADAKAGRVRALVGTLLTGVGVGLLYLAANADKAQEGSAWLALGVVFSLIGFVVIGPLLAGVAVRVLGAVVLRVFGPVGRMAERNALRNPRRTGATGAALMIGLALVACLSVVGSSMVASATDELDKTVGTDFIIQSDSGQMVTPAAVKAVRNTPGLEKVTEYKTTEADYTTPDGKTLKDTDITAADPTYATVLRTKTVAGTLADAYKPDSMSVHEKFAKAHGIHLGSKIRIAFKDGATANLTVRAITSSEGIIDAGSKYISTATLAKYVPADKMPLDQLVFANAKDGQQDAAYTSLKSALHDYPQYTVRDQTDYKQAFKDQIGQLLNMIYGLLALAIIVAILGVVNTLALSVVERTREIGLMRAIGLSRRQLRRMIRLESVVIALFGALLGLGLGMGWGATAQKLLALQGLKVLEIPWPTIIAVFVGSAFVGLFAALIPAFRAGRMNVLNAIATE
- a CDS encoding SUKH-4 family immunity protein — protein: MVTFAQAQERAEEWINGDVPSYQHREVRVREFGLGFVVWAEDRAEGPRSDGGAQRLVIARDSGEATLWPSLPVGEVIRRYEEEYGREDGPEDAGPGGAAAARVDLNQTSFLLSPPEWLQDAADKLGIGAAGAEAGAGAPAGAGAAVGDEVAGGAEVPAGARPWTGTDTNGGEDLSVALPETVFSPPLNVPSGTEEVASPDSEVSDSRTARISGTRGDGAGSNGAGVAGAVPPSASASASPSGAGGSSYGYPQGPGAAGGPSSGGPGTGAVPPSSAVSGGSSYGYPQAVGSGPGGPGGHGVPGPPPAPSAGDIADVATSRLAPPTRGEQAAGSTPPHPPGAPGAPGVWQGSGPTPPPGGGGYVPTQFVSAPGADGTASPGTPQNPPVPGPAAATPHPPGPPGFPGAQGWAGGPQSSGVTGAPQGAQGGPGAVHHAETMLSAPPMGGPGMPPPPPGAVAAPGLAPPPGQPVPGPPPAYGYPPQSQPTVGPGYQAVLRYRAQDGSEQQLIRRSAPGTPHPEWQIFHELRGMNVPPDQVLELHTELESCELPGAYCARMIREQWPQARLASIAPYGTDHASRQQGMRQLLLHQGELHQVADGPARPAPVRSPLPPVQAAPPVPPEGVAQELAGAFGPGIFRFEQAAVSRQGVPPVVAHSLVVAGLPLDMGPFFWAQAQPGRPVPTLAELAAERGVQPASDAGSYLVMGSDFGKAVCVQYGTANIVAVPVEAGPGGAPVPPQFVNTGLPEFQRCLALLGRMWRLRFGLNQEQAGRWTVDFQAQLASLDPAALGSPESWWSVLLEQMWDGLL
- a CDS encoding DUF485 domain-containing protein gives rise to the protein MSHDRSQPYTSYPWQPPAPPPEPVPRRPRHRPPLGHHSDLRILRSAYRWQRRTATLTALGYFTLFLVLSACAPSFMAGGGTDGLPTGLLLALLQLPVTWLAIAVYEHTARRYVDPLADRIRKQSEVDARRGAGAR
- a CDS encoding SMI1/KNR4 family protein gives rise to the protein MTTGRLGQQAAPPNAAYAGQVVHFPDPVRAARHPRGVRVDEHGYPDFSPYARAAAEIAEPPEGFGVDELRLTDYVSANAALSATGHALWDTVPAVATPHGWTWHHVVGSRRLELVPVEVKALLRHHGGISTTRVDQTKRGTRPLQETRPAHFGLPKSSVAVTESQVLGVEEDLGYRLPGAYRSFLKAAGGSAPVGAALDAELGLLVDQPFFTVRDEAAVNDLVYANKCLRDHLTKDYLCVGFVQGGLLAVKVKGEGIGSVWFCAYDDVRDVDPSLAPAERVQRLLLPCGVDFDVFLSRLAGNPPELETVANLMVDGGFARSVPVAGE
- a CDS encoding ABC transporter ATP-binding protein, which encodes MTSAVTITRHGGTGGRTAVAARARQVVKAYGSGETRVVALDHVDVDIARGQFTAIMGPSGSGKSTLMHCLAGLDTVTSGQIHLDDTEITGLKDKKLTQLRRDRVGFIFQAFNLLPTLNALENITLPMDIAGRKPDKQWLAQVVDTVGLSDRLKHRPTQLSGGQQQRVAVARALAARPEIIFGDEPTGNLDSRAGAEVLGFLRRSVDELGQTIVIVTHDPVAASYADRVLYLADGRIVDEMYKPTAEAVLDRMKDFDARGRTS
- a CDS encoding cellulose-binding protein; this encodes MSSASVSPRGFVAVRGRGYRPEQVDAYAAALSRDRDAAWERAARLTVLAREMEAETVRLREVVAALAPQSYESLGERARRLFELGQEEAVAVREGARQEARRLLDEARAHADGVRDAAQAHADTVRAEADERARHRLLAARAEADEIRVAARRELKEGRGQALAGLREVRQSTIGMLAEQADEEAERWAEVERAEEKRAAETDAWSAERVTRAQAALAEAEQDFEDAGASVQRREEEAHARAEEILAEARARAERIARETERVLREHGERWDDVQAQMDHVRSSLTALTGRTAPLE